The genomic stretch CAGCTAGAAAAACTAAGAAGACTGTTGGTATTggtccctccaaatcttggagcaaggttgaagtgaagaagaggaaggttagAGAAGATTATGAGTCTGAAgaggatgttgaggaagatgtccctgacatctcccctgtGAAGAAAACCACTATGAGGAAGTCCCCTAGTAAAGTTGATGTTGTGCATTTGGAtaatatctctttccatcttgaggACGGAGCTGCCAAATGGAATTTTGTGATTCAAAGAAGGGTGGTTGTGGAAAGGGAGTTAGGAAAGGATGTTGTTAAAgtcaaggaggtcatggacctgataaAGGCTGCTGGGTTGTTAAAGACTGTGGTTGGGTTCTCTCAGTGCTATGAGGGTTTagttaaggaattcattgtcaacatTCCTGAGGATATTGCTGATAAGAACAACAAGGAATTTTGCAAAGTGTTTGTGAGAGGTAAGTGTATCACATTCTCTCCCACTGTTATTAACAATTTTATGGGAAGAAGAGTTGAGGGTGCAAGTGAATTGGAAGCTACaaacaatgaggtctgtagagaAATTACAACAAGGCAGGTGAAAGGGTGGCCTATTAAAAAGCATCTTTGTGCTGGGAAGTTGACTGTCAAGTATGCtatattgcataaaataggagctgcaaattgggtgcctaccaaccatATTTACACAATTGCTAATACCCTTGGAAGGTTTATttttgctgttggaaccaaaatgaattttgactatggtagatttatgtttgaacaaatcatcaagcatgcatctactaatgcagttaagctgcctattgcctttccctctatgatTTGTGAGATTATCCTGAATCAACACCCTGGTATTCTGAGTTCTAATGACTTAccaagtagaagaaaacctgctctgtctgtgcactataaactgtttgaaggcagtcatgtcgaagatattgtcatgacatctgccatgaaaaagccagcctcaaaagTTGGAACTGTTGTTGAGCTGAAGGAGACTTGTAAAGAGTTGGgtgaagggataagggtagcaacaacTAGGAAACAATCGTTGGAAGCAttgattgcaagcttggagcaagctaaagatgaaaatattgaacatgctaaggaagttgaagcccacacctctagtgagaggtctgcaacTAATGATGAGACAAGTGGCAATTCTGTTTCTAGTGCTGATGAAGCTCCAAGCTCAAGCTCCTCTGATTAGCTCCTTTGACTTTGGTCCCGAGTGATGTGATGGTGTTCATTGATGTGACGGTTTTTATTGATGTGATGGATTTTCTTGATTTTGGAAATTATGTTTTGCTGTTTTGTTGGTTTTTATCTCAGCTTGCTTACTGCTGATTATGTACTTGGTTTGGTAACCCCTTAACTTTTGACATTTTGGTTTATGActgaatagacatttattttgtctctttggtctcttttggctaaaaaagggggagaagtagctataGCTATAGGTGATGTTTGATATTATGTTTGATACAAAGAGGGAGAAGTGTTTTGTCTGTGTGAAGCAGATTGGTGCTTGGTGTGGACTAGCTAAAGGGGGAGGTGGTGTGCtctgagcacaagcgcatgtgtggttactagttgctatttttgctagtaatgtgtgtatgtttacttctgTTGCTGAACTGATACTTTAATCGAATTCTTGTGAACATATGATCTaatgtatgttttagccaaaatttgccaaagggggagtttgttggttctttgtgttggcatcaattttggtaaaacttagtgttatcacaagatgtcatgcgtgttgtcttgacatgtgatatcagcttcctgc from Lathyrus oleraceus cultivar Zhongwan6 chromosome 7, CAAS_Psat_ZW6_1.0, whole genome shotgun sequence encodes the following:
- the LOC127102510 gene encoding uncharacterized protein LOC127102510, with amino-acid sequence MSEHQTTPASKTTKSTHMVSAPSMDIHDDEILDVVPLSVIPCEALDLNHPMDASSSACPNQGQTVPGKGKSVASKIANASHSEKHDDANDVIDLDDNRSDDQEDILLHYLKPSVAKRMKTRKGRSVAELMSARKTKKTVGIGPSKSWSKVEVKKRKVREDYESEEDVEEDVPDISPVKKTTMRKSPSKVDVVHLDNISFHLEDGAAKWNFVIQRRVVVERELGKDVVKVKEVMDLIKAAGLLKTVVGFSQCYEGLVKEFIVNIPEDIADKNNKEFCKVFVRGKCITFSPTVINNFMGRRVEGASELEATNNEVCREITTRQVKGWPIKKHLCAGKLTVKYAILHKIGAANWVPTNHIYTIANTLGSLLTADYVLGLVTP